CGCGCGGCGACTTCACCAACGTGCAGCGTGCGGCGACGGCATACCACGGGCTCTGGTTCGATCTCGACGGCGATCCAAACACGGGCATTGGCGGGAAGGAACACCAGGAACACTGGTACCTGCCCAACGACAACCCGGTGCCGGTGGCGATTACGAGCTTCGAGCCGCGTGTGGCGGATGGGGCGGTGCACCTGGAATGGGAGACATGGTCCGACGAGGGCCTGGCCGGTTTTGAGATCCTGCGTGCAACCGGATCGGGCGATCTGCGCGCGCTGGGCGACGGGATGCTCCCCGGGAACCAGCACGACTACGTCGACCGTTCGGTGGAACCGGGAACTCGCTACGACTACCAGCTGGTCGCGCACGGCGCGGAGGGCTGGACCACGGTGTCAGCGCGCGTGAGCGCCACCGTTCCGCGGGCAGGACTCGCGTTGCGCCAGAACGTGCCCAACCCGTTCAGTACCGAGACCATGGTGTCCTTCACGCTGCCCGAGCGCGGCGACGTGAAACTCGCCGTCTATGATGTGGCCGGCCGCCGCGTGGCAACGCTCTTCTCGGGCGAACAGGGCGCGGGGGACCACAGTGTGGAGTGGAACGGGGTGGGCGACAACGGCGAGCGTGTGGGCGCGGGTGTTTACTTCGTTCGTATCGAAGCGGGCAAACAGACGGTCACACGCAAGTTGCTGGTGATGCGGTAGGGGCAGCTGCGCGGCCGCTACTCGTTCTTCTCGGTCCAGCGGCCCACGCGGCCGTCGGAGTGCGAGCGGGTGAGTTTGGCGTCCGCGTTGCTCCCCCAGCGGGCCTCGATTTCCTTCATCAACTCCGCCACCATGTCTTCCTCTTTCACCTTGCGGCTGATCTTGCCGTCCAGGTAGATGAGGCCCTCGCCGTCGCCGGCCGCAATGCCGATGTCGGCGCCGGCGGCCTCGCCGGGGCCGTTGACCGCGCATCCCATGACGGCGATGTTGATGGGATGGCGCAGGTGCGCGGTGCGTTTCTCCACCTCTTCGGCAATCTTGAACAGGTCGATACGGTTGCGTGCGCAGGTGGGACACGCGATGATGCGCGG
This DNA window, taken from Candidatus Krumholzibacteriia bacterium, encodes the following:
- a CDS encoding flavodoxin-dependent (E)-4-hydroxy-3-methylbut-2-enyl-diphosphate synthase; this translates as PRIIACPTCARNRIDLFKIAEEVEKRTAHLRHPINIAVMGCAVNGPGEAAGADIGIAAGDGEGLIYLDGKISRKVKEEDMVAELMKEIEARWGSNADAKLTRSHSDGRVGRWTEKNE